The following proteins come from a genomic window of Vallitaleaceae bacterium 9-2:
- a CDS encoding D-2-hydroxyacid dehydrogenase, translated as MKIVLLDTDSLGYDLDYTSFHSLGEVITYKHTPQEEIVKRCYDADVLISNKIHYTQEILFALPNLKLICLTSTGTNTVDLSAADACGVCVSNIKGYSTQSVVLLTFAMLMYLLVPMSGYDDYVKRGSYIEDTKFSHYTMTWHELAGKTFGIVGLGAIGQEVAKIATTFGARIIYYSTTGKNDHKEYRRVDFDTLLQESDIISIHAPLTEATTNLFDSAAFRKMRPTAILMNFGRGPIVNEKELVEALNEGWIFRAGLDVLEEEPMKLHHPMQRLKDKNKLIITPHIAWASVESRNRMLNEVYQNIEAFFQGKPRNKVNNT; from the coding sequence ATGAAAATTGTTTTATTAGATACGGATTCGCTTGGGTATGATCTGGATTATACATCTTTTCATAGTTTGGGAGAGGTCATAACATATAAGCATACACCTCAAGAAGAGATAGTAAAGCGCTGTTATGATGCAGATGTCTTGATATCCAATAAAATCCACTATACCCAAGAAATTCTTTTTGCTCTACCGAATCTAAAACTTATTTGCCTAACGTCAACAGGCACAAATACTGTAGACCTATCTGCAGCAGATGCATGTGGTGTCTGTGTCTCAAATATCAAAGGATACTCAACGCAAAGTGTTGTGTTGCTCACGTTTGCGATGCTCATGTATTTGTTAGTTCCGATGTCGGGATATGACGATTATGTCAAGCGGGGGAGCTATATTGAAGATACTAAGTTTTCACATTATACAATGACTTGGCATGAACTTGCTGGGAAAACTTTTGGCATTGTTGGTTTAGGGGCAATCGGTCAAGAAGTGGCAAAGATTGCAACGACATTTGGTGCCCGCATCATCTATTATTCAACTACAGGAAAAAATGATCATAAAGAGTATCGACGTGTTGATTTTGACACGTTATTACAGGAATCCGATATTATTAGTATCCATGCACCATTAACAGAGGCGACAACGAATCTCTTTGATAGTGCTGCATTTCGCAAGATGCGTCCTACGGCAATTTTGATGAACTTTGGGAGAGGCCCGATTGTGAATGAAAAAGAGTTGGTTGAGGCACTTAATGAAGGGTGGATATTTCGAGCTGGGCTAGACGTTCTAGAAGAGGAACCGATGAAGTTACATCATCCGATGCAGCGATTAAAGGATAAAAATAAGTTAATAATAACTCCACACATTGCATGGGCAAGTGTGGAGTCAAGAAATCGAATGCTTAATGAAGTTTATCAAAATATTGAAGCTTTTTTTCAAGGAAAGCCAAGAAATAAAGTCAATAATACTTAA